A DNA window from Eremothecium cymbalariae DBVPG#7215 chromosome 3, complete sequence contains the following coding sequences:
- the BOP3 gene encoding Bop3p (similar to Ashbya gossypii ADL231W) yields the protein MEPSSPIPAISSLLGPQVTSWPYSETSLIHALELKVEQEKTKQQYYRLENVSRSIDLVKIAIDAHVPGNSIPLLFNNNIGEEKSTELLETLATAGRTGRNVFQSGIKAKLGEAGQETAGVHVVESGLSAAPLNYKFPPEQLQTQYSQSGGGGGAGAGAGRVSKDTRSTATVKSAHRRTHSPARIGAAAVAALNEASTSLKETEHEHETSEAERAREACSVPPPAPVLTKGHKRNISLPSLQLYPRHSSSQSDSFPIEHKKPLTTVLNFASWQAYNPQLQKTISSQAGVRRHRRSRSASTFGVIDLNLVNQVRLPESDSRSSTKTGRSLLLGNDVNNRTMSQNNYDTDSDDQKTCSEPSAHTTPMKRPNFVDNLLNS from the coding sequence ATGGAACCTTCGTCGCCCATACCAGCAATATCTAGTCTGCTAGGGCCGCAGGTGACGAGTTGGCCATATTCCGAAACGTCGTTGATCCATGCACTTGAATTAAAGGTGGAACAGGAGAAAACCAAACAGCAGTACTATAGATTAGAGAATGTTAGCAGGTCTATTGATTTGGTTAAAATTGCTATAGATGCCCACGTTCCTGGGAATTCTATACCATTACTGTTTAATAACAATATTGGCGAAGAAAAGAGCACTGAATTGCTGGAAACGCTCGCTACAGCAGGCAGGACAGGGCGAAATGTTTTCCAGTCTGGGATAAAGGCTAAGCTTGGGGAAGCAGGCCAGGAAACGGCAGGTGTGCATGTAGTGGAATCAGGGCTTTCTGCAGCACCTCTGAATTATAAATTCCCCCCGGAGCAACTGCAGACTCAATATAGTCAAAGTGGTGGTGGGGGcggtgctggtgctggtgctggtcGTGTTTCTAAAGATACAAGGTCGACTGCTACTGTGAAAAGTGCACATAGGCGGACGCATTCTCCGGCAAGAATCGGTGCAGCTGCAGTGGCAGCCTTAAATGAGGCTTCAACTTCCTTAAAGGAGACTGAACATGAGCACGAAACGTCAGAGGCGGAACGAGCGAGAGAGGCGTGCTCAGTGCCTCCACCGGCTCCAGTATTGACAAAAGGACATAAGAGGAATATATCACTACCGTCATTACAGCTCTATCCCAGGCATTCATCTTCACAGTCGGATTCGTTTCCTATTGAACATAAGAAACCTCTTACGACAGTCCTGAACTTTGCCTCTTGGCAAGCGTATAATCCTCAATTACAAAAGACAATAAGCTCCCAAGCAGGGGTTAGAAGACACAGAAGGTCTAGATCGGCTTCTACTTTTGGAGTTATTGACTTGAACCTAGTGAATCAAGTTAGGTTACCAGAGAGTGATTCTAGATCGAGTACGAAAACTGGAAGATCTCTGCTGTTAGGAAACGATGTAAATAACAGGACGATGTCTCAAAATAACTATGACACCGATTCTGATGATCAGAAGACGTGCAGTGAGCCAAGTGCACATACTACACCTATGAAAAGACCCAATTTTGTGGATAATCTCTTGAATAGTTGA
- the LAP2 gene encoding bifunctional aminopeptidase/epoxide hydrolase (similar to Ashbya gossypii ADL233W) yields the protein MTLPQALEARRPAVCPEPDISTLSNYESFDIKHTQLALEISFDRKVVTGTVIYSLDNVGKAKRVRLDTMNLVITQVYIDDSIVKFNLFPTKYSLGTLLEIIPHIKLPKSFKLKCEFATKPESQGLQWMNELQTFGRPFVYTLMHTIYARSIIPSFDTPAIKSTFSVTIKSPLPVVFSGTELRDSGRNKVYRFVQKVPIPVYMLGFASGDLMSAQVGLRSKVYTESSRIKEAWSEFKGNVEPYIKIAEGLVSEYEWGNYNILINPDAYPYGGMEYPGITFTSPTVIAHDNSNHETLIRELTHSWSGSLVTNASWGHFWLNEGWAVYLERRIIEIIHGEPVRHLSALIGLIELEYEIAYILPEQSTALVQKITKDMNPEDLITCVPYEKGFNFLFYLENVLGGKEFFDPFIKYYFVKFAHQSVDTWLFLDTLFEFFSDKKDILNHIDWETWLFGDGMPPRQDYITILADVVYQLADRWIAKAIQFTSFIEFTKEFSPADITQFNTNQLILFLNVITTCGSYCKDLCFKWSAYPVAANALLKIYDILTNSTNSEVICRVLYFKLIANLDSSCQQTIEWLGKVARLKYVRPLYCALYLYIYISICIY from the coding sequence ATGACTCTTCCTCAAGCTTTGGAGGCACGTCGCCCAGCAGTGTGTCCAGAGCCCGATATCTCAACCTTGTCAAACTATGAATCATTTGATATCAAGCATACCCAGCTGGCTCTAGAGATATCGTTCGACCGAAAGGTCGTAACGGGGACTGTAATCTACAGCCTGGATAATGTAGGTAAGGCCAAAAGAGTGCGGTTGGATACTATGAACTTGGTGATCACACAAGTTTACATAGACGACAGTATTGTGAAATTCAACCTTTTCCCTACTAAATACAGCCTAGGAACTTTACTAGAGATCATACCACACATCAAGTTACCAAAGAGTTTCAAACTGAAGTGTGAATTTGCTACTAAACCTGAAAGCCAAGGTCTCCAGTGGATGAATGAACTCCAAACTTTTGGAAGACCCTTTGTCTATACATTAATGCACACCATATATGCTAGATCAATAATTCCGAGTTTTGATACACCTGCCATAAAATCAACCTTTTCCGTTACTATCAAGTCACCATTACCTGTGGTATTTTCAGGCACCGAACTACGTGATTCCGGAAGAAATAAAGTTTATCGGTTTGTCCAAAAGGTTCCAATTCCGGTTTACATGCTCGGATTTGCTTCCGGAGATCTCATGTCTGCCCAGGTTGGATTACGCTCTAAGGTTTATACAGAGTCCAGCCGTATCAAGGAAGCGTGGAGTGAGTTTAAGGGCAACGTTGAGCCTTATATCAAGATCGCCGAGGGTCTAGTTTCAGAATACGAATGGGGCAACTACAATATACTTATAAACCCGGATGCATACCCTTATGGCGGCATGGAGTATCCGGGCATTACATTCACTAGTCCGACGGTAATTGCACACGATAACTCTAACCACGAGACACTCATTCGTGAACTAACACATTCTTGGTCGGGGAGTCTGGTTACCAACGCTTCCTGGGGTCATTTTTGGTTGAACGAAGGCTGGGCGGTCTACTTGGAAAGAAGAATCATAGAAATCATCCATGGAGAACCAGTAAGACATTTAAGCGCATTGATTGGACTAATAGAATTAGAATACGAAATTGCGTATATCCTACCGGAACAAAGTACCGCCttggttcaaaaaattACTAAAGACATGAACCCTGAAGACTTAATTACTTGTGTTCCCTATGAAAAAGGCTTCAACTTTCTATTCTACCTCGAAAATGTCTTAGGCGGAAAGGAATTCTTCGATCCATTCATCAAATACTACTTCGTCAAGTTTGCCCATCAGTCTGTAGACACCTGGCTATTCCTCGATACCTTGTTCGAGTTCTTCAGCGACAAAAAGGACATTTTGAACCATATTGACTGGGAAACATGGCTGTTTGGAGATGGAATGCCTCCAAGACAGGACTACATCACCATTCTAGCCGACGTGGTGTACCAATTGGCAGATAGATGGATTGCAAAAGCCATACAATTCACAAGCTTCATCGAATTTACAAAGGAATTTTCTCCCGCAGATATCACACAATTTAACACCAACCAGCTGATATTGTTTCTCAATGTTATCACTACCTGTGGTTCCTATTGTAAAGATCTGTGCTTCAAATGGTCTGCATATCCTGTGGCAGCAAATGCCTTGTTGAAAATCTATGATATTTTGACAAATTCTACCAACTCCGAGGTTATCTGCAGAgttttatatttcaaattgatTGCCAATCTGGACTCTAGCTGTCAGCAAACCATCGAATGGCTTGGGAAAGTTGCTAGACTTAAATATGTCCGGCCGCTATATTGTGcattatatctatatatatatatatctatatgtatatattag
- the YIP3 gene encoding Yip3p (similar to Ashbya gossypii ADL232W), with amino-acid sequence MNYLASNLAENLSVDNLRTEFGSFRSKLSNVRPPQEFLNLRKVSKPQNFSEVQSRVSYNLRHFSTNYTIIILLLFVYTLFTNLLLFFVIVLLIAGMIGINRLKGSDLVTPFGSLTTSQLYTGLLCVTVPLGFLASPISTLMWLIGISAVIVFSHASFMEKPIETVFEEETV; translated from the exons ATGAACTAC CTGGCCTCAAATCTAGCTGAGAACCTTTCTGTTGACAATCTCAGAACAGAATTCGGGTCATTCCGTTCCAAACTATCTAATGTGCGTCCACCTCAAGAGTTTTTAAATCTTCGCAAGGTTTCAAAACCTCAAAATTTCAGTGAGGTCCAATCTAGGGTATCCTACAACCTAAGGCACTTTTCTACAAACTACACTATAATCATTTTACTTTTGTTTGTCTACACACTATTCACGAAccttttattatttttcGTGATCGTTCTTTTAATTGCTGGTATGATTGGGATTAACAGACTAAAAGGCTCTGACTTGGTGACTCCATTTGGCTCATTAACCACATCCCAACTATATACCGGCTTGCTCTGCGTGACTGTACCATTAGGTTTCCTGGCATCCCCGATTTCGACTTTGATGTGGTTGATTGGTATATCTGCCGTAATTGTATTCTCACATGCTTCCTTCATGGAAAAACCAATTGAAACtgtctttgaagaagagaCTGTCTAA
- the SHQ1 gene encoding Hsp90 cochaperone SHQ1 (similar to Ashbya gossypii ADL230C), whose protein sequence is MITPKFNVNQDEEFIYIKLHISNIRFNAPGLEIVVDGNLFVFHLSPYYLRLRFPHEMVDDERCTAQYNSNDESIAVKVPKTLKGQVFEDLDLSTKLLARQGEILALDGIEAREKLSKVAGKSLIEEVGGASDINGRLSQTKEKFDWKERQQLQETGEKFNWELKQELQDSSDMLLNHKYGFDDQYESIIRISLSNGNDINELDDPENTSMDSRVLERISKENLKFDPEYYISEYMTFKYGSKEELDINGINTLLKFIPTLPKAYLKWYKHAENKDITMPVEFNGKEQEIMQNNIPKKEYLVSDIKPLYLTILSLLFAQTFEQIENEGSHNTESAWTIGKLTPQISFLDQQILPQDLIEKFSIIKAVIVTGMRRSLSYPLHRNYDLSMKCWNYVYYILRGGKRLVLRALLDIHEVFRFHEVYYVYNKILLDDLCSWFLLNGSEHLIRSLAVDLKRELDALQKKEIEFDCVVGPDENSGEVLWENLTLEEMEYLAEQEYLESNPTNGRQ, encoded by the coding sequence ATGATTACACCAAAGTTTAACGTTAATCAGGATGAAGAGTTTATCTATATCAAGCTTCACATATCAAATATTAGGTTCAATGCTCCTGGGTTAGAAATAGTGGTGGATGGaaatttgtttgttttcCACCTGTCACCATATTACCTAAGGTTAAGATTCCCACATGAAATGGTTGACGATGAAAGATGCACCGCTCAGTATAACTCAAACGATGAAAGTATAGCTGTCAAAGTTCCCAAGACACTTAAGGGTCaggtttttgaagatttggatCTTTCTACCAAATTACTTGCCCGACAGGGAGAAATATTGGCTCTGGATGGAATTGAAGCTAGGGAGAAGTTGTCAAAGGTTGCCGGGAAATCATTGATTGAGGAAGTTGGAGGTGCATCTGATATAAATGGTAGGCTATCACAAACTAAGGAGAAATTTGATTGGAAAGAAAGGCAACAGTTACAAGAAACTGGCGAGAAGTTTAATTGGGAATTAAAGCAAGAGTTACAAGATTCTAGTGATATGTTGTTGAACCATAAGTATGGATTTGACGATCAATATGAATCTATAATAAGGATATCTTTGTCTAATGGTAATGACATAaatgaattagatgatCCTGAAAATACTTCGATGGATTCTAGGGTTCTCGAAAGGATCAGTAAggagaatttgaaatttgatcctgaatattatatctcTGAGTATATGACCTTCAAGTATGGGTCCAAAGAGGAATTGGATATTAATGGCATAAATACACTACTAAAGTTCATTCCTACTCTTCCTAAGGCGTACCTAAAATGGTATAAGCACGCTGAGAACAAAGATATAACTATGCCTGTTGAATTCAATGGCAAAGAACAGGAGATAATGCAGAataatattccaaaaaaagaatatcttGTGTCGGATATAAAACCATTATATCTGACTATACTATCTTTACTGTTTGCTCAGACTTTCGAACAAATTGAAAACGAAGGTTCTCATAACACTGAATCTGCATGGACAATTGGCAAACTGACACCACAAATTAGTTTTTTGGATCAACAAATCCTACCACAGGATTTAATAGAGAAATTCTCCATTATCAAAGCTGTAATAGTTACAGGTATGCGACGCTCTTTAAGTTACCCGCTACATCGAAACTATGATTTATCTATGAAATGTTGGAATTACGTTTACTATATTCTTCGCGGCGGGAAAAGGTTGGTCTTGCGTGCACTGTTAGATATACATGAAGTGTTTCGTTTCCATGAGGTTTACTATGTTTATAATAAGATTCTGCTAGACGACCTATGTTCTtggtttttattaaatggAAGCGAGCATCTCATAAGATCGTTAGCAGTAGACTTGAAGAGGGAATTAGATGCATtacagaagaaagaaatcGAATTTGACTGCGTGGTTGGACCGGATGAAAATAGTGGAGAGGTGTTATGGGAAAATCTAACTTTAGAAGAGATGGAATATTTAGCAGAACAGGAGTACTTAGAATCAAACCCAACCAATGGTCGGCAGTGA
- the COG6 gene encoding Golgi transport complex subunit COG6 (similar to Ashbya gossypii ADL228C), producing MDFLDYQAYGVGIGSDDGAGLLPEPASNLSLVANIPVPEVAEASTDFRQDGGLHLAALDNGGWDAGGADIENLHDRMKKYTAMSIKLLPKTGSTTSVANNEVVNSSNDFQILLRKNNTITNSVLSKRLSHLLNDMNHPNYQSDLQLKKSLTVLQEDKIVLGLDIDKLVRADFIGLLSRKSLRSDLEKELLKDHLSVLEDFQPIARKIKRLHKPVERIQALGQQLLEMQDSGHEEVIVDSDVVDLRKRLDHLKLKRKILIGIRDSLILNQLEVEQLDNGVIDESYFQIVNKLMNIKERATYLIGLSNPKAGNALSTKVNEYLRRANKRVFNYLLDFLYEYESMPKSSGQRAFEDNDASLTMFQRCLIYLSNDLEFFNEFLKIVTNMRSKKLLNDFLSQFDVDNRDSKPILLSAHDPVRYLGDVLAHVHTLIANEADFIGSLFKFQDKQIGDAPKSILQENSDVLNSLHMHVLNRIISSLSNSTRIRLEQIVRFEDDALVTFDITQLLKLYQMMFSKHDLSPDNKLIKILHDLEVLANAKILSYYSNYLSAVKTDDQATADLLPPDWLTAYLFKLCGLFDKLEAVSESNDILTADFFNKFVLNPFEMTFLKQAESWFPFSKKDSVSKYNLLILEINGFDIITSRLVPYHNTIFASEAGLDVYHKLSNKLDTFVNQLDELQTRKFFELTGLSLYYNLFNMVFPVASVQDSLDYEMYNSILENPIMSLDIIEANVREKLVEYIPQALMDIQEVWLFNLASLKIAETITSNCFSRFCKFYVVFKNVLLNLFMDDQDRISSILAYSEHEISTLLGITE from the coding sequence ATGGATTTTTTAGATTATCAGGCATATGGCGTGGGGATTGGTTCCGACGATGGTGCAGGGTTATTGCCTGAGCCAGCGTCCAACTTATCTTTGGTGGCTAATATTCCGGTGCCAGAGGTTGCAGAGGCTAGTACGGATTTTAGGCAAGACGGTGGTTTGCATTTAGCAGCATTGGATAATGGTGGATGGGATGCAGGGGGGgcagatattgaaaatctGCACGATaggatgaagaagtacACGGCTATGTCAATCAAGCTACTTCCAAAGACAGGGTCTACTACTTCTGTTGCGAATAATGAGGTGGTCAATTCGAGTAACGATTTTCAGATATTGTTACGGAAGAATAATACCATTACGAATAGTGTATTGTCTAAGAGACTTTCACATTTGTTAAATGACATGAATCATCCGAATTATCAGTCTGATTTGCAGCTCAAGAAATCGTTGACCGTTTTGCAGGAGGATAAGATTGTTTTAGGACTGGATATTGATAAGCTTGTACGTGCGGATTTCATTGGCTTATTGTCGAGGAAATCGTTAAGGTCAGATTTAGAGAAGGAGTTGTTGAAAGATCATCTGTCTGTCTTGGAAGATTTCCAGCCAATTGCTAGGAAAATCAAGAGGTTGCACAAACCTGTAGAGCGGATCCAAGCTTTGGGTCAGCAGTTGCTAGAAATGCAAGATTCCGGGCACGAAGAGGTAATTGTTGATTCGGATGTAGTTGATTTGAGAAAACGGCTAGACCATTTAAAGCTTAAGCGCAAGATTTTAATCGGTATTCGTGATTCGCTTATACTAAACCAGTTAGAAGTTGAGCAGTTGGATAATGGAGTGATTGATGAATCTTATTTTCAAATCGTTAACAAGCTGATGAACATAAAAGAACGTGCCACTTACTTGATTGGATTGAGCAATCCTAAAGCGGGGAACGCATTGTCAACCAAAGTTAATGAATATTTGAGACGTGCAAACAAACGCGTCTTCAACTATTTATTAGATTTTCTTTATGAATATGAATCTATGCCAAAGTCTTCTGGACAGCGCgcttttgaagataatgaCGCCTCGTTAACTATGTTCCAACGATGTCTCATCTATCTATCCAATGATcttgaattttttaatgagTTCTTAAAAATAGTTACGAATATGAGATCcaagaaattattaaatgatttCTTATCACAATTCGATGTTGATAATAGAGATAGTAAACCTATACTTTTGTCGGCCCATGATCCTGTAAGATACCTGGGGGATGTCTTGGCACATGTGCACACTTTGATAGCGAACGAGGCCGATTTTATCGGATCTTTGttcaaattccaagatAAACAAATTGGAGATGCCCCAAAATCTATACTGCAGGAAAACAGTGATGTGTTGAACAGTCTACATATGCATGTTTTGAATCGCATCATCAGTTCTCTATCTAATTCAACAAGAATTAGACTAGAACAAATTGTCAGATTTGAGGATGATGCTTTGGTTACATTTGATATTACCCAATTGCTTAAGTTGTACCAGATGATGTTCAGCAAACATGATTTGTCACCTGATAATAAGCttatcaaaatattgcatGATTTAGAAGTCTTAGCGAATGCGAAAATCTTATCGTACTATTCAAATTACCTAAGCGCAGTTAAAACGGATGATCAAGCTACTGCAGACTTGTTGCCCCCAGATTGGTTAACCGCCtatctttttaaattatGTGGGCTTTTTGATAAATTGGAAGCTGTTTCCGAATCTAACGATATTCTCACTGCCgactttttcaataaatttgtATTGAATCCATTTGAGATGACGTTCTTAAAACAAGCTGAGTCGTGgtttcctttttcaaagaagGACAGTGTGTCTAAATATAATCTTTTAATCTTAGAGATCAATGGGTTTGATATAATAACTTCAAGGTTGGTTCCATATCACAATACCATTTTTGCGTCTGAAGCTGGTTTAGATGTGTATCATAAATTATCCAATAAGCTTGATACCTTTGTCAATCAGTTAGATGAATTGCAAACAAGGAAATTTTTCGAGCTCACTGGGTTGTCCCTCTATTACaatttatttaatatgGTCTTCCCTGTCGCTTCTGTTCAGGATAGCTTGGACTATGAGATGTACAATTCCATTTTAGAAAATCCAATAATGTCCTTGGATATAATTGAAGCTAACGTTCGCGAAAAATTGGTTGAATATATACCACAGGCGCTAATGGATATACAAGAGGTCTGGTTATTCAATTTGGCGTCTCTAAAAATTGCTGAAACTATCACATCCAACTGTTTTAGCAGATTCTGCAAATTCTACGTCGTTTTTAAGAACGTCTTATTAAACCTATTCATGGACGACCAAGATCGTATATCCTCAATATTGGCCTACTCAGAACATGAGATAAGTACGCTCCTAGGAATCACcgaataa
- the DPH1 gene encoding 2-(3-amino-3-carboxypropyl)histidine synthase (similar to Ashbya gossypii ADL229W), producing MEPTPSTSNTSRRRFVGISRNDSVPVNKDSAKDATMQVVRKVRPKTNSCRAINQVPQELLEDEKLNEAIKLLPSNYNFEIHKTVWNIKKCNATRVALQMPEGLLIYSLVISDILEQFCGCETVVMGDVSYGACCIDDFTATSLGCDFIVHYAHSCLVPIDITRIKVLYVFVTIAIDEVHLMKTLQKNFPVGSRLAVLGTIQFNPAIHSIKSKLSNSNEHMLYITPPQIKPLSKGEVLGCTSERLDKNQFDAIVYVGDGRFHLESAMIHNPEISAFRYDPYSRKFTLEGYDQKQLVELRSSAINVAKSGTTFGLILGALGRQGNLATVQNLENKLLAAGKTVVKIILSEIFPQKLAMFDHVDVFIQVACPRLSIDWGYAFNKPLLTPYEANVMLENDIMFSEKYYPMDYYEANGYGRGKVPSRSSLII from the coding sequence ATGGAGCCAACACCTAGCACTTCAAACACCTCTAGGAGGCGGTTTGTGGGTATTAGTAGAAATGATTCGGTGCCTGTTAATAAGGATTCAGCAAAGGATGCAACGATGCAGGTTGTGCGGAAAGTGAGGCCAAAAACTAATAGTTGCAGAGCTATTAACCAGGTACCGCAAGAACTattagaagatgaaaagTTAAATGAAGCTATCAAGCTCTTACCTTCTAACTATAATTTTGAGATTCATAAAACAGTTTGGAATATAAAGAAGTGCAATGCAACTAGAGTTGCATTGCAAATGCCAGAAGGGCTATTGATTTATTCGCTTGTCATAAGTGACATATTAGAACAATTTTGCGGTTGTGAGACAGTTGTGATGGGTGATGTATCTTATGGTGCGTGTTGTATTGACGATTTCACAGCAACTTCATTAGGATGTGACTTTATAGTCCATTATGCACATTCGTGTTTGGTTCCCATTGACATAACCCGCATCAAAGTTTTGTATGTATTTGTTACTATTGCTATCGATGAGGTACATTTAAtgaaaactcttcaaaagaATTTCCCAGTTGGATCTAGACTTGCTGTTTTAGGCACTATCCAATTTAATCCTGCAATTCACAGCATCAAGAGCAAATTATCCAATTCAAATGAGCATATGTTGTATATTACTCCACCGCAAATAAAACCGTTATCCAAAGGAGAAGTATTAGGATGCACATCCGAAAGATTAGATAAAAATCAGTTTGACGCAATAGTCTATGTTGGCGATGGAAGATTTCATTTAGAAAGTGCTATGATTCATAACCCAGAGATTTCTGCCTTCCGGTATGATCCATATAGCCGTAAATTTACTCTTGAAGGTTAtgatcaaaaacaactgGTTGAACTTCGATCAAGTGCCATAAATGTTGCCAAAAGTGGCACTACTTTTGGATTAATCTTGGGTGCATTAGGTAGACAAGGAAATCTTGCTACGGTTCAAAATCTGGAAAACAAACTACTTGCCGCTGGGAAAACTGTTGTGAAGATAATTTTAAGCGAAATCTTTCCGCAGAAACTGGCAATGTTTGACCATGTAGATGTTTTTATACAGGTTGCATGCCCAAGATTGTCTATAGACTGGGGTTATGCCTTTAACAAGCCACTATTAACGCCATATGAAGCTAACGTTATGTTGGAAAATGATATAATGTTTAGCGAAAAGTATTATCCGATGGACTACTATGAGGCTAACGGGTATGGTCGTGGTAAAGTTCCCTCACGCAGTAGTCTTATAATATAG